A single Geobacillus kaustophilus DNA region contains:
- a CDS encoding polysaccharide deacetylase family protein, with translation MWAWLFVCFIVGIAIYGIVPTIIIRKKQVRLFREGTASDCLALTFDDGPDPYYTPKLLDLLKKYGVKATFFVVGRKVERYPDIVRRMAEEGHEIGIHNYRHISNWLLPPLWLDWGVRRAAEAIERATGQRPVYYRPPWGHFNAWTPIVQKRYMTVLWSHILGDWNEKIGTMELFRRLRSAIRGGAVIVLHDNGDALGADKRAPEQMLSALELLFKDEAAKKMRWVTITELRNVQTNTQISAM, from the coding sequence ATGTGGGCTTGGTTGTTCGTTTGTTTCATTGTGGGAATTGCCATTTATGGGATTGTACCGACGATCATCATTCGCAAAAAGCAGGTGCGTTTGTTTCGGGAAGGAACAGCATCCGATTGTCTGGCGCTGACGTTTGATGACGGCCCCGACCCGTATTATACGCCAAAGTTGCTTGATTTATTAAAGAAATATGGCGTGAAGGCGACGTTTTTTGTTGTCGGGCGCAAAGTCGAGCGCTATCCGGATATTGTGCGGCGGATGGCGGAAGAAGGCCATGAAATCGGGATTCATAATTACCGCCACATCAGCAATTGGCTGTTGCCGCCGCTTTGGTTGGATTGGGGGGTGCGCCGAGCGGCCGAGGCGATTGAGCGGGCGACGGGTCAACGCCCGGTGTATTACCGTCCGCCATGGGGCCATTTTAACGCTTGGACGCCAATTGTGCAAAAGCGGTATATGACGGTGTTATGGTCGCATATTCTTGGCGATTGGAACGAAAAAATTGGTACAATGGAATTGTTCCGCCGCTTGCGTTCGGCCATACGCGGCGGGGCGGTGATTGTGCTTCATGACAATGGGGATGCGTTAGGTGCTGACAAACGCGCGCCAGAGCAAATGTTGTCAGCGCTCGAGCTGCTGTTTAAGGATGAAGCAGCGAAAAAGATGCGTTGGGTGACGATTACGGAACTGAGAAATGTGCAAACTAATACACAAATCTCGGCGATGTAG
- a CDS encoding undecaprenyldiphospho-muramoylpentapeptide beta-N-acetylglucosaminyltransferase produces the protein MRKKIILTGGGTAGHVMVNVALIPKLKELGWDIVYIGSHQGIEREIIGRIDGVPYYSVSTGKLRRYFDWKNFKDPFHVLKGVWQAYRLIQKEKPDVVFSKGGFVSVPVILGAWLNGVPSIIHESDLTPGLANKIAMPFATKICLTFPETRQYVNADKAVYVGAVVREELKDGNAEQGRKMCQFDGKKPVLLAMGGSLGSKKINDALRANLSTLLAEFDIIHICGKGNIDPSLAGQKGYKQFEYVNEELPHLLALADIVVSRAGANAIFELLALRKPMLLIPLSKAASRGDQILNARSFEKAGYAEVLMEEDLTNESLQAAIRRLYDQKDRYRKNMDKAGACDPLQTLLAIIQDTARR, from the coding sequence TTGCGAAAGAAAATCATCTTAACCGGCGGCGGCACGGCCGGCCATGTCATGGTCAACGTCGCCCTGATTCCAAAATTGAAAGAGCTTGGGTGGGATATCGTATACATCGGATCTCATCAAGGGATTGAACGGGAGATTATCGGCCGCATCGACGGCGTCCCGTACTATTCGGTTTCGACCGGAAAACTGCGTCGCTATTTTGACTGGAAAAACTTTAAAGATCCGTTTCACGTGTTAAAAGGCGTTTGGCAGGCGTACCGCCTTATCCAAAAAGAAAAACCGGACGTCGTCTTCTCAAAAGGAGGATTCGTCTCCGTTCCCGTCATTCTCGGCGCTTGGCTAAACGGCGTGCCGTCGATTATCCATGAATCTGACTTAACCCCGGGGCTTGCGAACAAAATCGCCATGCCGTTTGCGACAAAAATCTGCCTCACCTTCCCGGAAACGAGGCAATACGTCAATGCCGATAAAGCCGTCTATGTCGGCGCCGTCGTCCGCGAAGAGTTGAAGGATGGCAACGCCGAACAAGGGAGGAAGATGTGCCAGTTCGACGGAAAAAAACCGGTCTTGCTAGCGATGGGCGGCAGCTTAGGCTCGAAAAAAATCAACGACGCCTTGCGCGCCAACCTATCGACGCTTCTGGCCGAATTTGACATCATCCACATTTGCGGCAAAGGGAACATCGACCCAAGCCTCGCAGGCCAAAAAGGATACAAACAGTTCGAATACGTCAACGAAGAGCTGCCCCACTTACTCGCCTTGGCCGACATCGTCGTCTCCCGCGCCGGGGCGAACGCCATTTTCGAACTGCTCGCCTTGCGCAAGCCGATGCTGCTCATTCCGCTGTCCAAAGCGGCGAGCCGCGGCGACCAAATCCTAAACGCCCGCTCGTTTGAAAAAGCAGGCTATGCGGAAGTGCTGATGGAAGAGGATTTAACGAACGAATCGCTACAAGCCGCCATTCGCCGCCTGTACGACCAAAAAGACCGTTACCGGAAAAACATGGATAAAGCCGGCGCGTGCGATCCGCTGCAAACGCTGCTTGCGATCATTCAAGACACCGCCCGCCGGTAA
- a CDS encoding ABC transporter ATP-binding protein, whose protein sequence is MRIEANQVTMTINERTIMENESVICSPGALTALVGPSGAGKTTLLHVLALLLRPTSGRVLIDGVDTTSWGAKQRRLFWKNHAAFILQDYGIIEEESVAFNVTMTSSLFRSKVVGDEERVRKVLSETGLDGRERELAARLSGGEKRRLAIARALYKDAQVIFADEPTASLDEANGDRVIELLQLLAKQGRTVIVATHDEKMMRAAHAEHALKGMRHGR, encoded by the coding sequence ATGAGGATTGAAGCCAATCAAGTGACGATGACCATCAATGAGCGAACGATTATGGAAAATGAAAGTGTCATATGCTCTCCTGGAGCCTTGACGGCGCTTGTCGGTCCAAGCGGAGCGGGCAAAACGACGCTTCTCCATGTGCTTGCATTGCTTTTGCGGCCGACAAGCGGGCGTGTATTGATTGATGGTGTTGATACAACCAGTTGGGGAGCTAAGCAACGTCGTCTGTTTTGGAAAAACCATGCGGCATTCATTCTCCAAGATTACGGAATTATTGAGGAAGAATCTGTCGCGTTTAATGTCACGATGACTTCGAGTTTGTTTCGCTCTAAAGTTGTAGGGGACGAGGAGCGGGTGCGCAAAGTGTTATCGGAAACGGGGTTGGATGGAAGAGAACGAGAATTGGCCGCCCGTCTGAGTGGAGGAGAAAAACGGCGTTTGGCGATTGCACGCGCTCTCTATAAAGATGCACAAGTCATTTTTGCTGATGAGCCGACGGCTTCTCTTGATGAGGCCAATGGAGATCGCGTCATTGAGCTCCTTCAATTATTGGCGAAGCAAGGGAGAACGGTCATTGTCGCGACCCACGATGAGAAAATGATGCGCGCTGCCCATGCCGAGCATGCGCTAAAGGGAATGCGACATGGTAGATGA
- a CDS encoding lactococcin 972 family bacteriocin, which produces MFGILASPKTVHILLRKVMTLAGVLMLSIIAFGLINPNQAAAWLHPGPTVQYPIEGGKWTYGFWNAMVRSYYYHPNSCHGSTVVYNGEMLRSVDTPPGLTSAAEKGALNFPWSDDAYYYRICK; this is translated from the coding sequence ATGTTTGGGATTCTTGCTTCGCCTAAAACCGTCCATATACTTTTGCGAAAGGTCATGACATTGGCTGGTGTGTTGATGCTTTCCATCATCGCTTTTGGCTTAATAAACCCAAATCAAGCTGCAGCGTGGTTGCATCCAGGTCCTACCGTCCAATATCCAATTGAGGGAGGAAAATGGACATATGGCTTCTGGAATGCTATGGTTCGCTCCTACTACTATCATCCGAATTCGTGCCACGGTTCAACAGTTGTATACAATGGTGAGATGCTACGAAGTGTTGATACCCCACCAGGATTGACCTCTGCTGCTGAGAAAGGGGCTCTTAATTTTCCGTGGTCCGATGACGCCTATTATTATAGAATTTGCAAATAG
- a CDS encoding response regulator transcription factor: MVKIKVLLVDDHCLVMDGIRQLLERELDLEVVGAVSSPTDLEQKIAQHQPDIIVMDIRFKGKNGLLWTRKISSLFPACKVVILSRSHCLEYMNAAYEAGAYAFVSEQDSVETLIHAIRESHRGVKSFPTHLVFHDRSSLTEMELAVLELIAQDKTNIEISEQLNISKRTVEHHVSSILRKLDVKSRAGAVGKAIELGLFG, from the coding sequence ATTGTGAAGATCAAAGTCCTGCTAGTGGACGATCATTGTCTTGTCATGGATGGCATCCGTCAGTTGCTGGAACGTGAGCTAGACTTGGAAGTGGTGGGCGCCGTTTCCTCTCCGACCGACTTGGAGCAGAAAATCGCTCAACATCAGCCTGACATTATTGTCATGGACATTCGCTTCAAAGGGAAAAACGGCCTCCTTTGGACAAGGAAAATCTCATCATTATTTCCTGCATGCAAAGTCGTGATTTTGTCTCGATCTCATTGTCTGGAGTACATGAACGCCGCCTACGAGGCAGGCGCCTATGCCTTTGTATCCGAACAAGACTCTGTCGAAACACTTATTCACGCCATTCGGGAAAGCCATCGAGGGGTGAAATCATTTCCGACCCACCTCGTTTTCCATGATCGTTCGTCCCTAACCGAAATGGAGTTGGCTGTTCTCGAGCTCATTGCCCAAGACAAAACGAATATCGAAATTAGCGAACAATTAAACATCAGCAAACGAACCGTGGAGCACCACGTATCTTCCATTTTGCGAAAACTTGATGTAAAGTCGCGGGCAGGGGCGGTGGGAAAAGCCATCGAACTCGGATTGTTTGGATGA
- a CDS encoding undecaprenyl-diphosphate phosphatase: MHWMELWKAIILGMVEGLTEFAPVSSTGHMIIVDDLWLKSTEFLGKYAANTFKVVIQLGSILAAVVVFKDRFLDLLGVRGRHPGGHPRLTLIHVIIGLLPAGVLGVLFEDYIDEHLFSTKTVLIGLVLGALLMIAADKFAKKAARAQTVDEITYKQAFLVGLMQCLSLWPGFSRSGSTISGGVLVGMSHRAAADFTFIMAVPIMAGASGLSLLKNWQYVTAADIPFFIAGFLSAFVFALLAIRFFLELINRIRLVPFAVYRIVLAVVIYVLYF, from the coding sequence ATGCACTGGATGGAATTGTGGAAGGCGATCATTTTAGGGATGGTCGAAGGGCTGACCGAGTTCGCCCCTGTTTCCTCGACCGGCCATATGATTATTGTCGACGATCTTTGGCTGAAATCCACAGAGTTTTTAGGCAAGTACGCGGCGAATACATTTAAAGTCGTCATTCAGCTCGGCTCGATTTTAGCCGCTGTGGTCGTGTTTAAAGACCGATTTCTCGACTTGCTTGGCGTTCGCGGCCGCCATCCGGGCGGGCATCCGCGGCTGACGCTCATTCACGTCATCATTGGCCTGCTGCCGGCTGGGGTGCTCGGCGTCTTGTTTGAAGATTACATCGATGAACATTTGTTTTCGACAAAAACGGTGCTGATCGGCCTTGTGCTCGGCGCGCTGCTCATGATCGCCGCCGACAAATTCGCCAAAAAAGCAGCGCGGGCGCAGACGGTCGACGAAATTACGTACAAGCAGGCGTTTCTTGTTGGTTTGATGCAATGTTTATCGCTATGGCCCGGTTTTTCCCGCTCTGGCTCGACGATCTCAGGCGGGGTGCTTGTCGGCATGAGCCATCGCGCCGCCGCTGATTTCACGTTCATTATGGCCGTTCCGATCATGGCGGGGGCGAGCGGGCTGTCGCTGTTGAAAAACTGGCAATACGTCACCGCAGCCGATATCCCGTTTTTCATCGCCGGCTTCTTGAGCGCCTTTGTCTTCGCCTTGCTCGCGATCCGCTTTTTCCTTGAGCTCATCAACCGCATCCGCCTCGTGCCGTTTGCGGTGTATCGGATCGTGCTGGCCGTTGTCATTTATGTCTTATACTTCTAG
- a CDS encoding ROK family protein — MRYYIVFDIGGTYVKHAVMNEHGDFLEKGRYRSERHDFHQFRDDLLNVVRQAQENYQLSGIAISSAGSVDSDIGHIGGSSALPCIHGPNFKEVFGGATGLPVELENDANCAALGELWKGAGRHCRDIAFVIVGTGIGGAIVKDGRIHKGAHLHGGEFGYMLMDVRYENGRIECKTWSELAATSALIRMAAKEKGMPERELDGEKVFALAESGDEAAQKAIDRFYFSLAQGIFNLQYAYDPEKIIVGGGISSRPDFVDEINKRLSVLLSLVPIAKVQPVVETCQFKNDANLLGALYHYLERHGELGEASGPSH, encoded by the coding sequence GTGCGTTACTATATCGTTTTTGATATTGGCGGCACATATGTCAAACATGCCGTCATGAACGAGCATGGCGACTTTCTAGAAAAGGGGCGTTACCGTTCGGAGCGGCATGACTTTCATCAATTTCGCGATGACTTGCTTAACGTCGTCCGCCAAGCGCAGGAAAACTATCAACTTTCCGGCATCGCGATCAGTTCCGCAGGAAGTGTGGATAGCGACATCGGCCACATCGGCGGAAGCAGCGCCTTGCCTTGTATTCACGGTCCCAACTTTAAAGAAGTATTTGGCGGGGCGACGGGCCTGCCGGTGGAACTGGAAAATGACGCGAACTGCGCGGCGCTCGGTGAATTATGGAAAGGAGCGGGGCGGCACTGCCGCGACATCGCCTTTGTCATCGTCGGCACCGGCATTGGCGGGGCGATCGTGAAAGACGGACGCATTCATAAAGGAGCGCATTTGCACGGCGGGGAATTCGGTTATATGTTGATGGACGTCCGCTATGAGAACGGAAGGATCGAATGCAAAACATGGAGCGAACTGGCGGCGACAAGCGCGCTGATCCGGATGGCGGCCAAGGAAAAAGGGATGCCGGAGAGGGAGCTGGACGGAGAAAAAGTATTTGCGTTGGCCGAGAGCGGCGATGAAGCCGCGCAAAAGGCCATTGACCGGTTTTATTTTTCATTGGCCCAAGGGATTTTTAACTTGCAGTACGCATACGACCCGGAAAAAATCATTGTCGGCGGAGGCATTAGCAGCCGCCCCGATTTCGTCGACGAAATCAACAAGCGGCTTTCGGTGTTATTGTCGCTCGTTCCAATTGCCAAAGTCCAGCCGGTGGTGGAGACGTGCCAATTCAAAAACGATGCGAACTTGCTCGGCGCTTTGTATCATTACTTAGAGCGGCACGGGGAGTTAGGGGAAGCGTCCGGCCCGTCCCATTGA
- a CDS encoding spore coat protein, with amino-acid sequence MHGQMHGHRHLAWHETLELHELIAFQAHGLIKLKKAVGKIDCPELKGLYLETIQGLETNLRELLAFIPAAPMMEERRDHDDGDRALHAGDLLGFSKTAVRNYAAAITEAATPVLRKTFVKHLLKTIDTHEKAFNYMHKHGYYPAYDLGHLLHNDVRNAQKALSMGYER; translated from the coding sequence ATGCATGGACAGATGCACGGCCATCGCCATTTGGCTTGGCATGAAACGTTGGAGTTGCATGAACTGATCGCTTTTCAAGCACACGGGCTCATAAAACTGAAAAAGGCGGTCGGCAAAATCGACTGTCCTGAATTAAAAGGATTGTACCTTGAGACAATTCAAGGGCTGGAAACGAATTTGCGCGAGCTGCTTGCCTTCATTCCGGCGGCACCTATGATGGAAGAAAGACGCGACCATGATGATGGCGACCGCGCCTTGCACGCTGGCGACTTGCTTGGCTTTTCAAAAACGGCAGTGCGCAATTATGCTGCTGCCATTACCGAGGCGGCGACGCCGGTGTTGCGCAAAACGTTTGTCAAACACCTGCTCAAAACCATTGACACGCACGAAAAAGCGTTCAACTATATGCATAAACACGGTTACTACCCGGCGTACGATCTTGGCCATCTTCTTCACAATGACGTCCGCAATGCGCAAAAAGCGTTGTCGATGGGATATGAACGATAA
- a CDS encoding sporulation protein — protein sequence MWKRFLSKLGIGAAKVDLVLHRPHVRLGETLEGEFLLEGGSVAQHIRNLDVVLQLEVHAEGKAYRRTAAVIPIASSFTIQPGERKVLPFSYTLPFHLPISRPTVRYTFVTRLDIADGADAYDQDAIHILPPTALEQVFTALAALGFREKATSGSITPHGQEFSFFPAGEFQGIVQEVEFFALVEEEGVRLYMEIDVRHGFGGEREMKRELFISNEQLRDPAASTRLLKEAIDEAVHAAGSFAQPSRYPWATPHSPIYGHPAGHYPSIHHSHHGGHGWAGAIGGFAAGMLAGMVAEELLDDVIDDVADGLDVDDWFDGGDGFDGGDLL from the coding sequence GTGTGGAAAAGGTTTTTATCGAAACTCGGCATTGGCGCTGCCAAAGTGGATCTCGTGCTGCATCGCCCTCATGTGCGCCTTGGTGAAACGTTGGAAGGGGAATTTTTGCTGGAAGGCGGTTCGGTTGCCCAACACATTCGGAACCTAGATGTCGTATTGCAATTGGAAGTGCATGCGGAAGGAAAGGCATATCGCCGAACCGCAGCGGTGATCCCGATCGCTTCCTCGTTTACGATTCAGCCCGGTGAGCGGAAAGTGCTCCCGTTTTCGTACACACTGCCGTTCCATTTGCCGATCAGCCGCCCAACGGTCCGTTATACGTTCGTCACCCGGCTCGATATTGCCGATGGGGCGGATGCATATGACCAAGACGCCATTCACATTTTGCCGCCGACGGCCTTGGAGCAAGTGTTTACCGCTTTGGCAGCCTTAGGATTCCGGGAGAAAGCGACATCCGGAAGCATTACGCCGCATGGACAGGAATTTTCGTTCTTCCCCGCGGGCGAATTCCAAGGGATCGTCCAAGAAGTCGAGTTTTTTGCCCTCGTCGAGGAAGAAGGGGTGCGTTTGTATATGGAGATCGACGTTCGCCACGGCTTTGGCGGGGAGCGCGAAATGAAACGAGAGCTGTTCATTTCCAACGAGCAGCTTCGCGACCCGGCGGCCTCGACTCGCTTGTTGAAAGAAGCAATCGACGAGGCCGTGCATGCAGCGGGATCGTTTGCCCAGCCATCCAGGTATCCCTGGGCAACACCGCATTCCCCCATTTATGGACATCCAGCCGGCCATTATCCGTCCATCCACCATTCGCACCATGGTGGACATGGGTGGGCCGGCGCCATTGGCGGATTTGCCGCCGGGATGCTGGCAGGAATGGTGGCGGAAGAGCTGCTTGACGATGTGATCGATGATGTCGCTGACGGGTTGGACGTGGATGATTGGTTTGATGGCGGCGATGGATTTGACGGCGGGGATCTGTTGTAA
- the ytaF gene encoding sporulation membrane protein YtaF encodes MWLWVSMILLAFSVSIDSLSVGITYGMGGVRFSFFSLALIASMSGAVVFASMNIGRLLALVLPLQVEKGIASFILIALGGWAMYNVYKPKRQETPMEFNETGETIGFSGAVQVLKRPELGDLDRSGTISQKEALLIGIALSMDSFGAGISSSLLHFPPLSFALLVGVFNLVFIRLGLSFGYMVSKTGIMKKATMLPGIVLIVLGLIKLFR; translated from the coding sequence ATGTGGTTATGGGTGTCCATGATTTTGCTCGCTTTCAGCGTGAGCATAGACAGCTTGAGCGTAGGCATTACGTATGGAATGGGTGGTGTCCGTTTTTCCTTCTTTTCGTTGGCGCTTATCGCATCCATGTCCGGGGCGGTGGTGTTTGCATCCATGAACATCGGTCGTCTGTTGGCGCTTGTTTTACCCTTGCAAGTGGAGAAGGGGATTGCTTCCTTCATTCTCATAGCGCTCGGCGGTTGGGCAATGTATAACGTCTACAAGCCGAAGCGACAGGAGACTCCTATGGAATTCAATGAAACAGGGGAAACGATCGGATTCAGCGGCGCTGTTCAAGTATTGAAACGCCCCGAACTTGGCGATCTTGATCGTTCAGGCACGATCAGTCAAAAAGAAGCGTTGTTGATCGGGATCGCTCTGTCGATGGATTCATTTGGCGCCGGGATCAGTTCGTCGCTTTTGCATTTTCCTCCGCTTTCGTTTGCCCTGTTGGTTGGCGTGTTTAATCTTGTGTTCATCCGACTCGGCTTATCGTTTGGGTATATGGTGTCGAAAACGGGAATCATGAAAAAGGCGACCATGCTGCCTGGGATTGTGTTGATCGTCCTAGGGTTGATCAAATTATTTCGGTGA